The genomic DNA atattgtagacataagtctacatttgtacacaatagaaatactcactgacctgaatctattgatatagatattgtagacataagtctacatttgtacacaatagaaatactcactggcCAGACTATTACTCTGCatttcagtctacacttgtacacatagaaatactgaccagattgtatttacatattgtagaCTTCCATCTATGTTTGTGCtacaaatagaaatatacacttttctaaattattgattttttttaggtTTCAAATCTATTTGTGTATTGAAAATACTCAGAGCTTGAAgacttcaaattttcattcagtgtaaaacatgCCTAGTTTGCTATTATGAGCTGCAACAAAGATTAAGACATAATATGGATACAATAATTTAGATACAGACTTGTTCAGTgtgtatttctattttattcCTCCAGCTGTGTAGCTGTAATGGGGAAGAAACTACCCCTGTATGGTTCCCTTACATACCGCAATACTTTGGTCTGCAGATCATGGTATCGCTGTCTGGAGAGTCCACCAGCTGGCAACACTGGTGGTAAACTCTCATCAGTTGGTGGCCAAGTGACCCCCCTTTTTACTAAATACACACGCTCCTCAGGATCAGAGATTGATTTCTTTACATACACAGCACCAGGGTCATCTTTAGTAAATCTAAAGTGATGATATGCACTGATACCTCTGAGACACTTCATATACTTTTTAAAGAACTCATCCCATTCTCTCCACTGATAATTTGATTCATTCTGACCATCATTAGTTGTAGTTTGAGATGTATAAGGCCTAGAAgagttgacctttgaactcttatTTACAACATCACATAGTTGTACCATAGTATCTACATCACTCCTCCTGTACAACTGACGTATCTTACCAAAGGCAGAGTCACATATACATTTAGTATGACCAACTTCCATAAAATGGTATTGGATATCTTCATGCATCCCTTTACTACaacgataaataaaataatgtatgacacttttgttcttattttgacCTGAACAGTTGTCTGCATGAAATGAAGCAGATTTCTCACCAAGGccaaaatttgaaagaaaatcatCAATCATACTAATAACATTATTTGGTCCATGACACTTCTTATTATCTGGCTGTATGGTCTGTGActcatcaaataaataattcatttgaaGTTTACATGCTTCATTATGAAGTCCAAAACAATTTACCTTCATTGGATTTAGAAAATAAAGTGGTCCTACTTGACGTGACTGATGGGGTAAAAGAAAGCTCTGTGCAAAATCAAAAGTATAATGTACTTTAAATAAATCATTACTACAAAGATTATGTTGACCTGGAACAATTGATTCTCTAAATGGTTCATACTCTGCTGTTGCTAACTTTATCAACTCGTTACAATATTCTCTTTCTGACTGAGCACTCAATATGTGTTGACTAAATTCAGTTGATGCAGTCAATTTATCGGTTTCACTAGTAGCATACTGTATACGTTGTCGAAAGCCCTCACATTTTGGACAGACATCTGTTCTTGGTTCCATACGCTTGATATGTGGCACACAACTATGCCAAATGTTACGGAAAGTTGTCTCACCAACAGCAACAAGTGGAGGCTCACTTTGATGACAACTCTCTTTGTACTTGGCATACACCTCAGCCTTTGTGTCACTGGAAGGTAGGTATATAGGTGGACAATCATCCCTCCCCCTAGGAGCTGCTGGCATAGGAAGCCCTTTTTCATCTGCATACCTTATCAGGAATTGTACAACATCTTGGATGACCTATAAAGATCAACAAACAATACATAGTGTGTTAGTCATAAGAAGGAAGACCTCAATCAAATCTACCTCATTATAGTAGCTGCAAAGTTTTAAGTGGCTTTATGGATGAGTAATATCATGTaggtattttggattttaataaataaagtaactatggttttctatttgaaaaacaatgtgaaataacagtCAGTCTTTGTAACTCACCAATTGCATAAAACtaggaaaatatcacacaatttttcatacttttatttttagtgTTTTGTAATTATTGAGTTATACACATAGATTTGACCTATACTTTTTCACATTGTTGTTGTCAGggagaaaaatacatttaagTTTAATTATTAATCCAAATAAGTGCCCTACTTCACTTATCTCATGCATTGAATTGTCCTTTAAAATaagtcatattttaatatttacaacagTGTTTACTTCTGAAGTGAGTATATGCATGTACTTtgcaatgacaatatttttaattGTGTTTGGATCTCAATGCTAATCCTTGGCAGTAGAGTATTAGCaataataatatcatgaacTTTTCACCGTgttatcacattacattacacaaatacggtttattttcagaatgtaaATAACATCATTCTGTGAATGCACTCGCCAGCTTTACAATTCAAATACACAActatcaaaatgtcaaatttacctCAAATGTGTATGCATTAACAGGTTTTCTACCCTTTAGACCATGTTGCCTTGGTACAACTCCATTTTCTCTGAAATGTTTCTTTAGATTCTTTAATGTAGTTTCTcctacaaaaaaataatacatgatTTAGAAATTCGAATCACAGGTAACATCtttaaaattaacaattattacaaattcgAAGATTACACAATGATTTGTAAAAGTAgaaatcaatgaaaacattcaaaggataataaagtatataaacTTTGAGAAAATATTTCTAGTTTATGaatgatgtatacatttttgagtTGTGCACAAAAAATcaatagacaaataaaaaacaatctcaggtcaaaatattcaatttctaTATTTGAAATACGCTTTATCATAAGTGTCAATActttttcaaatacaaatttaaaaattgaaCGTAAATGTAATTGAAAATTAACTCAAACAACAGACAGTCATGCTATCAACACGAATTCACAAGAAGCTGACTAGTAGTGGCAATGTTACCTTCAGTGCTTCACGATGTTATTATGATAGTGATTGAGTTTGAGGTCACAATTGTTTACATTGCAATTGCCGGCCGTAAGTCATTATGTGACCTTCATTATTATCAAAGTAAACACACCACTCCCAAGATGTAGACTCAAATTACGTACTctaatacatgatgtaccatgTACACTTCTAGTTTGGAATGATAACTACAAGAAGTTgagaaatgttacaaaaatactTACCAACATAATGACAGTACCGCCAGACTTTTTCACACACTCTCAGGCCGTCAAACTGATACATGAATCGCTGGCACTCACGTTTCCCCCCTCTGACTGGCTCCTTGGTGTATTTGCTATGGTCTAGCTTGGCTAGGATGAGGATATCTCGCTGATCCTTGGTGAACTCGGCCATGTTAAGACGATGATTGAAGACCACATCGACATTCAAGTTTGCAAAACAACCGTCTCGGCACCCGCATCCTTTCCGAAACATCCGGATAACAGAAACACGATCGAGGTCTTCATTTGGCCCGGTGTTTATAGGCTCTGTGTCGGAATCTCCGATAGACTGCTGGTCACTGTACAATCTGGCCAAATTACTCGCCTGAGCTTCATCGTCGTCTTCACTGTGGTCTTCGTCATCGTCGGATACAATCTCAAGTTGTTCATTTACTTCCGAAGCTGATGTGAGCAGGCTTGATTGAGAGTTGGCGATATCAGCCTCGTAATCATCGGGACAGTACACGGATGAAATTTCATCGTCTCTATCCTGTAAAAGCTGGACTATGTCTGCATCAAGGCCGAGATCAATGGGAATGTCAGACATACCGACGTAATATACAGAAGTTGGCCGTTCTAATGACATAAAATAACTTATAAATGTCGACACTACTTTTGGGACGCGTCAATCGTCACCTACGTCGCTGTACTGAATGAACGCAAACGTAAATTTTGTTTACATGATGATTGCGCGGGAACTGTAACAAGTTTGTTTTCTCAAAAAAACACAATTCCGTGTGTGAATGgatacatacaaaattaaactatatatttagggtaataaataaagttattttattcaaatgagATAGGTAATTACGAAGAAATTGACACCTTTATACGCTTTAAATACAAGGCGGGCGATTTCAAGCTTTGTTATCACAGTGGAAATTGATACGTTATCTTTAGATACAAATTACCAACAATGTTGCAATATTGCATCAGGGGTGTTTCTGCTTGGCGATAAGGATCGTATTTTCACTTTTGCTTCAGAATATCCCACAATGCCCCTGTCTACGTCATCATTTCCTAGAACTGGTCGAGTGGGCTGGGTTCGTCGAAGCATTTTACAGTATTGGTAGGCATACTGGTTTATAGGTTACAGTACAATTGTACCACCAAGTTGTCATCAACATGGCTGTAAACTTACTAGAGAAGATAGACGACGAATTTTTGAGTTGTATGATATGTATGGAACGATTCAAAAGTCCTAAGACGCTTTCCTGTCTGCACACATTTTGTGCGGATTGTCTCCAGCAGCATTATAAAAAGAATCGAATCAAACCAGGTGTATTGCAGTGTCCTGCTTGCCGTGCCGATAGTCACCTACAACAAGATGGCGTCCACAGTCTACCTGCAAACTTCTTTGTTGCCGGTTTGTGCGAAATATTCCAAGCCCAGGAGACGACTCGTGGTGGTGAATCGGTTAAAGTGATCTGCTCTGGTTGTGAAAATGATGTTATTGGTACGAGTTCTTTCTGTATGAATTGCAAGGAGTTTCTTTGTCGTATATGTGGCACGCACCACACCCGTACTAAGCACACGCGTGACCACCAGGTGGTACCTGGGAGTGAGATGGAGTGTATCGAGAAAATGGTCGAGATGCGGTCACGCTCTGCAGCTACATGCAGCATGCACGAAAATGAAAGCATCAAGCTGCATTGCGAAAACTGCAAAGTACCAGTCTGTGTTCTCTGCTCCGTCACCACACATAGAGGCCATGAATTCAATGATGCCGAGAGTGCAACAGAGACAGCACGAACCAACATAACTCGGCTGCTGTCCCCCGCCGAACAGAAAGTATCGAAGTACCAATACTCCATCGACAGTGCCGTAGCAGCCGAAGAGATGCTAACACAGAGTCAACACCAGGCCAAGCAAACCATCGATGAGACGACGGATAAAATGATAGCAGAGATGGCAAACCTTCTCCGACAACACGCCGAAAACCTTAGGGGAGAAGTTGATTCTCTGTACAGCTTAAAACTAAAGGAGATCCAGAAGTACAAAGACAAAATGGAGCATGACATGGAAGGAGCAAGAAACGCCTGTGATTATTCCAGGAAAGTGGCAAAATATGGGAACGTCGCAGAAGTCCTGGCAGCTAATCAGCAATTGACGAGAAAACTAGAGTCAATCAATACTGCGTATCTGGAGCCGTTTAAAAGTGTAGAGAGGGTCGAGTTTGCTCCGAAGTCAAGACCATCTACAAGGTTCCAACAGGTTGATGTTGGCAGTGTTGGATtggtaagtctgtctgtctgtctgtctgtctgcctctcctACATATTTAAAGTTATGTTAATTCATCTGTCATTGCCACAACAAGTCATGCATGATACCAAATTTTACTGTAATGTCAACTTTAAATTTATGTTCCTTATAACATGCAAACTCACGACTTCAATTGACTCTGAATATCATATCGTAGAGGTTTTTTGCATTTTGAAGACAcgaaatgataataatatgttTCCTACAATTGATAATTCgcattaaatttgtatgtatatatataaaaaatactaaAGCTATCTTAATTCACGTGGATTCTCATATCTTTAATTCGTTCAGGCTTTCTCATTTTTATGCGTTTTTTTTATGGGGCCAGATAGCAAGCATTTCTAGATTGTTCTAGACTAAGTTACTTTCATATTGTCATCCAATATTTCTACGTATCTTTATGGTCATTCAAACTTATGatcaattgtttgtttgttctcgAGCTAACTTGTTATTTAACTTATAAATACCCATGGTGCTTTGTAGTATGTTGTTACTCTGAATTCTCTGAAGCGACTCCTTCTTAAATTTGGTTCTTTGCCAAACAGTACGTTAGCTGTGATTGGTTCTCCCTCAGTTTAATGAACTGGTGTGTTGTTCGATTCGTGGGTCAATATCTGGACTCTTCAACCCTAGCGCCACATTTCTGTACAGTCAAGGAAACAATAATGCAATTTGGCTCAGAGTTCGGGGGTCAGGCGAAGCCGCCTCCCACGAAGCATAAATTACCTGGAAACCCTGGAGTTTACCTGGTACACCCCTAAAACAGGCCTTGTTGTTCATCATACGCATACATCCAATTTTTGTTGTCACGTGAAActtggtacatgtaatgaaatatcTAATTAGCTCTATCAATCACATAGTAAGAACAGTTGTCAATTGATTTCTTTGGCATAAATATCTTTTAGGTATCCGCAAACTTGGTCAATCCTATACCAACAGGACAAGGTGTGCAGTGCCCTCAGATTCCAATTAAGACAGCAGCTCGAACGGTCAGTTTTCATTCCTGTTTCTCATTATTGTGCgtttaataattaaaaatatcatGTGAATTGTCAACACGGATGTTACCaaatacattgttatattttattttacgaaAATCAGGCCTCCGTCAAAATAATGACGTAACAAATGGAAGTCAGATAAGATAAATGGTTTGAATTAACGATGTAAATGATTTTTTAGTTGCATACCTATAATCACCCAAAAACAAgttgtttttttgaaaaatattctgttcatgttattttttgttttttcttatgACGACGATGACTATGTTGtaattggtggtggtggtggtgttggtggtggtagtagtagtagtagtagtagtagtagtagtggtagtggtagtttttggtttgtgttggtgttggtggtggtggtggtggtgaagatgatgatgatgatgatgatggtaatgatggtggtgatgatgatgatgatgatgatgatgatgataatgacacACGGTTTCGatttcatttgtatatgatCAGAACCAGCAGAACACGGCAGCTCCTTCTAGGAGATCAGGGGTACGACGCGTTGTTCCCGCTGCAGCAAAACCAGAGGTCCAACAAAGGCAACCTCCACAGGTACACGAAAATATTATCTGTATGACTTGTCAATATCAATGCGTACAGGCcatcttgtgtgtgtgtgtgtgtgtgtgtgtgtgtgtgtgtgtgtgtgtgtgtgtgtgtgtgtgtgtgcgtgcgtgcgtgcgtgcatgttgtatgtatgtatgtatgtatgtatgtatgtatgtgtatgtatgtatgtgtatgtgcgtgtgtgtgtgtgtgtgtgcaagcaTTCATGCGTGTACATATCATGTTTATCATATGTTTGAAGGTACATTTATACTCAAATTGATAGTGGTCTGATACTTGTGTATCTTGTAAAGGAAAATGGCTCAGAAGATATAGACTTTAGCAAATTTACAATGTGGAAATAATGTTATTAAAAAACACGTTCTCATATCAGTGGACTACAGCGGACTAGGTCAGAAAGAAAcagttatttacatgtatacagtgcTTCCGTGTTATGTCCATGTATGCATCCTCTCCAATAAATAccatatcattttgaaatacctGGTCGATCAAACgttgaatttattttttgtattaataAAACTCACAGCCAACAGTGACATTTCTTTACTAAATTTATATATCAATGTTGTGTTAGTTGACATATGAAATCATGTATGTACTCATTTTCTGTTTTTCAGGCTAACCTCAAGCAAGGTGCTAGTGTTCCCAACACCCCTGTTGTACCTGTACAGCTACGAGTCTATGACAGAGTACGACGCGGTCCGGACTGGACATGGGGAGCACAGGTTGGTAATTTATTCATGTTGAAGATGCATCTAACATTCAGAAAAGTGTGTGGCATTAACATACATTGTTATCAGTGAA from Glandiceps talaboti chromosome 22, keGlaTala1.1, whole genome shotgun sequence includes the following:
- the LOC144452272 gene encoding E3 ubiquitin-protein ligase TRIM56-like yields the protein MAVNLLEKIDDEFLSCMICMERFKSPKTLSCLHTFCADCLQQHYKKNRIKPGVLQCPACRADSHLQQDGVHSLPANFFVAGLCEIFQAQETTRGGESVKVICSGCENDVIGTSSFCMNCKEFLCRICGTHHTRTKHTRDHQVVPGSEMECIEKMVEMRSRSAATCSMHENESIKLHCENCKVPVCVLCSVTTHRGHEFNDAESATETARTNITRLLSPAEQKVSKYQYSIDSAVAAEEMLTQSQHQAKQTIDETTDKMIAEMANLLRQHAENLRGEVDSLYSLKLKEIQKYKDKMEHDMEGARNACDYSRKVAKYGNVAEVLAANQQLTRKLESINTAYLEPFKSVERVEFAPKSRPSTRFQQVDVGSVGLVSANLVNPIPTGQGVQCPQIPIKTAARTNQQNTAAPSRRSGVRRVVPAAAKPEVQQRQPPQANLKQGASVPNTPVVPVQLRVYDRVRRGPDWTWGAQDGGVGSVGRVMSQVDAGGWVKVKWDCGLEGNYRMGNSNKYDLQLA